A section of the Pseudovibrio sp. M1P-2-3 genome encodes:
- a CDS encoding CaiB/BaiF CoA transferase family protein, whose translation MKTPLEGIRVVELARILAGPWIGQTLSDLGADVVKVESPDGDDTRTWGPPFIEEENGQTAAYFHACNRGKRSVTADFSNAEDLEFVKRLIAQSDVLIENFKVGGLKKYGLDYESLKKINPSLIYCSVTGFGQDGPYAHRAGYDFLIQGMGGIMDLTGEPDGEPQKIGVAFADIFTGLYGTIAVQAALHRRSQTGEGEWIDMALLDTQVGVLANQAMNYLSTGNTPKRLGNAHPNIVPYQVFAVKDGHIILAVGNDRQFQKFCLATGQKDLASDERFVRNSDRVANREALTSLLEVVLSKWERDTLLVELEKAGVPAGPINSVEQAMNDPQILHRELLVSPLDNEGDRKYLRTPIKYTNAELSLNKGVPQLGEHQEEIRQELERCVKPVV comes from the coding sequence GTGAAAACGCCGTTGGAAGGTATTCGGGTTGTTGAGCTTGCCCGCATTCTCGCAGGTCCGTGGATCGGGCAGACACTGAGCGATCTGGGCGCGGATGTGGTGAAAGTTGAAAGCCCTGACGGGGATGATACCCGAACATGGGGACCACCTTTCATTGAAGAGGAAAACGGGCAAACGGCAGCCTATTTTCATGCTTGCAATCGCGGCAAGCGCTCTGTTACGGCGGATTTCTCAAATGCTGAAGATCTGGAGTTTGTAAAACGGCTCATTGCCCAAAGCGATGTCTTGATCGAGAATTTCAAAGTTGGCGGCCTGAAAAAATATGGGCTCGACTATGAAAGCCTGAAGAAGATCAATCCCTCATTAATCTATTGCTCTGTGACCGGTTTCGGACAGGATGGACCTTATGCCCACCGGGCTGGCTATGATTTTCTCATTCAAGGAATGGGCGGGATTATGGACCTGACAGGTGAGCCCGACGGCGAGCCGCAGAAAATTGGCGTTGCCTTTGCGGATATCTTCACGGGTCTTTATGGTACGATTGCCGTTCAAGCCGCTCTTCACCGCCGCAGCCAGACAGGGGAGGGGGAGTGGATTGACATGGCGCTGCTCGATACACAAGTTGGCGTTCTAGCCAATCAGGCCATGAACTACCTCAGCACAGGCAATACACCAAAACGCCTTGGCAATGCCCACCCGAATATCGTGCCCTATCAAGTGTTCGCCGTAAAAGACGGGCATATCATTCTTGCCGTTGGCAATGACAGGCAATTCCAAAAATTCTGTCTTGCAACCGGCCAAAAAGATCTGGCGAGTGATGAGCGGTTTGTGCGAAACAGCGATAGAGTTGCCAATCGAGAGGCGCTCACGTCTTTGTTGGAAGTTGTTCTTTCAAAATGGGAAAGGGACACCTTACTGGTAGAACTGGAGAAAGCTGGCGTTCCGGCAGGGCCTATCAATTCAGTTGAGCAGGCGATGAATGACCCACAAATCCTTCATAGAGAACTGTTGGTTTCCCCCTTGGATAATGAAGGTGATCGAAAATATTTGCGCACGCCCATCAAATACACAAATGCGGAACTCTCGTTAAATAAAGGGGTGCCACAACTGGGAGAACATCAGGAGGAAATTCGGCAGGAGTTAGAGCGCTGTGTGAAGCCTGTGGTCTAA
- the pepN gene encoding aminopeptidase N encodes MRSENAEPIRLEDYTPTPYTLDRVELNFNLVPDATIVTSKIYLAPRTPEDAGKPLVLDGDELELVSVEMNGRALSADSYDATASQFTLKTPPETAFSLEITTKINPQENTKLMGLYRSSGNFCTQCEAEGFRRITYFYDRPDILAVYTTRIEAEKKAYPVLLGNGNPKEAGDIEGTDRHFAIWHDPHPKPAYLFALVAGDLGCISQKFTTASGKPVDLNIYVEHGNEDRADWSMDCLVRSMQWDEKVFGLEYDLDVFNIVAVSDFNMGAMENKGLNIFNDKYILADPETATDVDYEGIETVVAHEYFHNWTGNRITCRDWFQLCLKEGLTVFRDHEFTSDERSRPVKRIADVKVLKNHQFPEDGGPLSHPVRPEVYKEINNFYTATVYEKGSELVTMIKTILGADGFKKGMDLYFERHDGEAATIEDFIKSFEDATQTNLSQFALWYSQSGTPQLNVAGEYNEQAKTFTLKLEQSTPPTPGQDIKRPFTIPVRFGLVSPNGEDMAYSSSEGAEVRGDLILLTEASQTVVFHGIGAKPVPSLLREFSAPVKLATNLSSDDHLFLMHHDNDPFNRWQSAQTVATDLTIALSKGAETPALSAFLEAMKAIAEDDALDNAFKALALALPSEGDVARELGNNVDPEAISIAHLTLRQKVGEALYSTFQKLYESLAPSGTFSPDAKSAGNRALRTRTLSYLNAAQSDNSAPLTRAHFETADNMTDRIAALNVLVHERVDGYKDALDAFYQRHKDTALAMDKWFMVQATSPAEDTLDTVKALTEHPAFAWGNPNRVRALIGTFVAANQRRFNALDGSGYTYLAQTVLKIDQNNPQLAARILNAFRSWRALEPTRQGLAKAALESIIEADQKLSPDVQDIAERCLQ; translated from the coding sequence ATGCGTTCAGAGAATGCAGAACCAATCCGTTTGGAGGATTACACCCCCACCCCATACACCCTTGACCGTGTGGAGTTGAATTTCAATCTTGTTCCTGATGCTACAATCGTTACATCAAAAATTTATCTGGCACCTCGCACACCTGAGGATGCCGGTAAGCCTCTCGTTCTGGACGGGGACGAGCTGGAACTGGTCAGCGTAGAAATGAATGGCAGAGCGCTCAGTGCAGACTCTTACGACGCCACAGCCAGCCAATTCACACTAAAAACGCCGCCGGAAACCGCCTTTTCGCTAGAGATCACCACCAAAATTAACCCGCAGGAAAACACTAAGCTGATGGGTCTTTATCGCTCCAGCGGCAATTTCTGCACCCAGTGTGAGGCCGAAGGCTTCCGCCGGATTACATACTTCTATGATCGCCCAGATATTCTAGCGGTCTACACCACGCGCATAGAAGCAGAAAAGAAAGCCTACCCAGTCCTTCTTGGCAACGGTAACCCTAAGGAAGCTGGCGATATTGAAGGAACGGATCGCCACTTTGCAATCTGGCATGACCCGCATCCAAAACCCGCTTATCTTTTCGCCTTGGTTGCGGGAGACTTGGGCTGTATCTCCCAAAAATTCACAACAGCTTCTGGCAAGCCGGTTGATCTGAACATCTATGTGGAGCACGGCAACGAAGATCGAGCTGACTGGTCTATGGATTGTCTCGTGCGCTCCATGCAGTGGGATGAGAAGGTATTCGGGTTGGAATACGATCTTGATGTATTCAACATCGTTGCTGTTTCCGACTTCAACATGGGCGCTATGGAAAACAAGGGCCTCAATATCTTCAATGACAAGTACATTCTGGCGGATCCCGAGACCGCAACGGATGTAGATTATGAAGGCATTGAAACAGTTGTTGCCCACGAGTACTTCCATAACTGGACCGGCAACCGCATCACCTGCCGCGACTGGTTCCAGCTGTGCCTGAAAGAAGGTCTTACCGTTTTCCGCGACCATGAGTTCACATCGGACGAACGTTCCCGCCCTGTAAAACGCATTGCCGATGTCAAGGTTCTGAAAAACCATCAGTTTCCAGAGGATGGCGGCCCGCTTTCACACCCTGTACGCCCTGAAGTTTATAAAGAGATCAATAACTTCTACACCGCAACCGTCTATGAAAAAGGCTCTGAACTGGTCACCATGATCAAGACCATTTTGGGTGCTGACGGCTTCAAAAAGGGTATGGACCTATATTTTGAGCGTCATGACGGTGAAGCGGCAACTATTGAAGATTTTATCAAAAGCTTTGAGGATGCCACCCAAACGAACCTGTCCCAGTTTGCCCTGTGGTACTCCCAGTCCGGCACGCCGCAACTGAATGTGGCGGGCGAGTATAATGAACAGGCAAAGACCTTCACGCTGAAGCTGGAACAAAGCACACCGCCCACACCCGGTCAGGACATAAAAAGGCCATTCACCATCCCGGTCCGTTTTGGCCTCGTCAGCCCCAATGGGGAAGACATGGCTTACAGCTCAAGCGAAGGGGCTGAGGTAAGGGGCGATCTGATCCTTTTGACAGAAGCCTCGCAAACAGTGGTTTTCCACGGTATTGGTGCCAAGCCAGTCCCGTCCCTGCTGCGGGAGTTCTCAGCGCCGGTCAAACTGGCAACAAACTTGTCCAGCGATGACCACCTGTTCTTGATGCACCACGACAATGATCCGTTTAACCGCTGGCAGTCTGCCCAAACGGTTGCAACTGATCTGACTATTGCTCTGTCCAAGGGGGCAGAAACACCGGCACTTTCAGCATTTCTGGAAGCCATGAAAGCCATTGCTGAAGACGATGCACTGGACAACGCCTTTAAAGCCTTAGCGCTGGCTTTGCCAAGTGAAGGCGATGTAGCAAGGGAGCTGGGCAACAATGTTGACCCTGAGGCCATCAGCATTGCACACCTCACCTTGCGCCAGAAAGTTGGTGAAGCCCTGTATTCCACGTTCCAAAAGCTCTATGAGAGCTTGGCACCATCAGGCACATTCAGCCCAGATGCAAAGTCAGCTGGTAACAGGGCCCTGCGCACCCGCACTCTTTCCTACCTGAATGCGGCCCAAAGCGATAACAGTGCCCCCCTGACCAGAGCCCACTTTGAAACCGCCGACAACATGACAGACCGCATTGCAGCCTTGAACGTGCTGGTTCACGAGCGTGTTGATGGCTACAAGGATGCACTGGACGCGTTCTACCAGCGCCATAAAGACACCGCTCTTGCTATGGATAAGTGGTTCATGGTGCAGGCAACCTCCCCTGCTGAAGACACTCTGGATACTGTGAAGGCCCTGACCGAGCACCCAGCGTTCGCATGGGGCAACCCGAACCGCGTTCGCGCCTTGATTGGAACCTTTGTCGCAGCCAACCAGAGACGCTTTAATGCACTGGATGGTTCAGGCTACACATACCTTGCTCAAACCGTTTTGAAAATTGATCAAAACAACCCCCAGCTTGCGGCCCGTATTCTAAATGCATTCCGCTCATGGCGCGCACTAGAGCCCACACGCCAAGGTTTAGCCAAGGCTGCATTAGAAAGTATTATTGAAGCAGATCAAAAACTTTCCCCAGATGTACAGGACATCGCGGAGCGTTGCTTGCAGTAG
- a CDS encoding PAS domain-containing sensor histidine kinase, which yields MAQTYAGETPKARFMENNRNMSKKEALAGHIKFLARPAYQRLLSKEPLLRRTIPVLSFIFIACIAVFRMLELSYSYEQTLQKAKDDLTLIAATLTARLDLYEDKLPQTGYYSALKATLADSLPPRATSNGRQILVAERSGKIVASSPINPQVEGLNISKLLGSTQPMTFFGKRAGVLTVNEGKTNQAIATVHHLNGRMGMVVLIQPDSYVFREWRSQLSTNVTIFIGISIVMIVLIYAFFAQATRAQQADGIYAATRTRIDAALNRGRCGLFDWDLSRGRIFWSSSLFEMLGLPSRNDIIGFSELSALMHPEDVDLYKLAEKLLNEGENAIDTQFRMRHQNGNWVWLRARADVQRDAENNSPHLIGICIDVTEQKLLAQESRTADLRLRDAIETISEAFVLWDSENRLVMCNSNYRRLHCLPDEVTQTGTPYAQVMAAACQTIVRTDLSSPADKATLSDGYEAELEDGNWLKISERRTKDGGFVSVGTDITTLKKHEGKLLDSEKKLIATVADLRKSRQKLEHQAKQLVELAEKYSEEKTRAEDANKAKSEFLANISHELRTPLNAIIGFSEIMNEGMFGDLGSDKYREYCQDIHNSGNYLLNVINDVLDMSKIEAGRVELSVESVNLNNLVSDASRILAANAAEKNITISSEDVPDIAVDADRRAVKQILLNLLANAVKFTPDNGDVWISGKTKGNNVHLSITDNGIGIPKRDIDRLAKPFVQVENQFTKSHRGSGLGLAIARSLTELHGGKLTLKSQVGQGTKVTISLPLKSTGMFSATQPHAMAS from the coding sequence ATGGCACAGACCTATGCAGGTGAAACGCCCAAGGCGCGTTTCATGGAAAATAATCGGAATATGAGTAAAAAAGAAGCTCTTGCAGGACACATCAAATTCCTGGCAAGACCCGCCTACCAGCGCCTGCTTTCCAAAGAACCCTTGCTGCGCAGAACAATTCCGGTTCTGAGCTTCATTTTCATCGCCTGTATTGCCGTCTTTCGTATGCTGGAACTCAGTTACAGCTATGAGCAAACCCTGCAAAAAGCCAAGGATGATTTGACCCTGATTGCTGCAACCCTCACAGCACGTCTGGATCTTTATGAGGACAAACTACCACAAACCGGCTATTACTCCGCTCTGAAAGCCACACTGGCCGACTCCCTGCCCCCCCGCGCCACCAGTAATGGCCGCCAGATCCTTGTAGCAGAGCGCAGTGGCAAAATCGTTGCCAGCTCGCCCATCAACCCACAGGTTGAAGGGCTCAATATTTCCAAGCTTTTAGGCAGCACCCAGCCCATGACCTTCTTCGGAAAGCGTGCAGGCGTGCTCACTGTCAATGAAGGCAAAACAAATCAAGCCATTGCCACCGTTCATCATCTCAATGGCCGCATGGGAATGGTTGTTCTCATTCAGCCCGATTCCTATGTCTTTCGCGAATGGCGCTCACAGCTTTCCACCAATGTGACAATTTTCATCGGCATCTCCATTGTCATGATTGTTCTCATCTACGCTTTCTTTGCGCAAGCAACCCGCGCACAGCAGGCAGACGGTATTTATGCCGCCACACGCACCCGCATTGACGCCGCCTTGAACCGAGGGCGCTGCGGACTGTTCGATTGGGATCTGTCTCGGGGCCGTATTTTCTGGTCCAGCTCGCTCTTTGAAATGCTTGGCTTGCCATCACGCAATGACATCATCGGCTTTTCCGAACTCTCGGCCCTCATGCACCCGGAAGATGTGGACCTTTACAAACTTGCGGAAAAGCTTCTCAACGAGGGTGAGAATGCCATCGACACCCAGTTCCGCATGCGCCACCAAAATGGAAACTGGGTCTGGCTGCGTGCCCGCGCCGATGTTCAGCGCGATGCGGAAAACAACAGCCCCCACCTGATCGGCATTTGCATTGATGTGACCGAGCAAAAGCTGTTGGCGCAGGAAAGCAGAACAGCGGACCTGAGGCTGCGCGATGCCATTGAAACCATCTCCGAGGCGTTCGTTCTGTGGGATTCTGAGAACCGTCTGGTTATGTGTAACTCCAATTACCGCAGGCTTCACTGCCTGCCCGACGAGGTCACACAAACCGGCACCCCCTATGCTCAGGTGATGGCTGCTGCATGCCAAACCATCGTCAGGACAGATCTGAGCTCTCCTGCAGACAAAGCAACCTTGAGTGATGGCTATGAAGCTGAACTTGAAGACGGCAACTGGCTGAAGATTTCCGAAAGACGCACAAAAGATGGCGGCTTCGTCTCAGTGGGAACAGATATTACGACCCTCAAAAAGCATGAGGGCAAACTGCTTGATTCAGAGAAGAAGCTCATCGCCACAGTTGCCGATTTGCGCAAATCCCGCCAGAAGCTGGAGCATCAGGCCAAACAGCTGGTAGAGCTTGCCGAAAAATACTCCGAAGAAAAAACAAGGGCGGAAGATGCCAATAAGGCCAAGTCCGAATTTCTTGCAAATATCTCCCATGAGCTGAGAACCCCGCTCAATGCCATTATCGGCTTTTCAGAAATCATGAACGAGGGCATGTTCGGGGATCTGGGCTCCGACAAATACCGTGAATATTGTCAGGACATTCACAACAGCGGTAACTACCTGCTCAACGTCATCAATGACGTTCTGGATATGTCAAAAATCGAAGCTGGGCGGGTGGAACTCTCCGTTGAATCTGTCAATCTCAACAATCTTGTGAGCGACGCCTCCCGCATCTTGGCAGCCAACGCCGCAGAAAAGAATATCACCATTTCCAGCGAGGATGTGCCTGATATTGCCGTTGATGCGGATAGACGCGCCGTCAAGCAAATCTTGTTGAACCTGCTCGCCAATGCGGTTAAATTCACTCCCGACAATGGCGATGTCTGGATTTCAGGAAAAACAAAGGGCAACAACGTTCACCTTTCCATCACGGATAACGGAATTGGTATTCCCAAACGCGATATTGACCGGCTGGCAAAACCCTTCGTACAGGTGGAGAACCAGTTTACAAAATCCCATCGTGGCTCCGGACTGGGCCTTGCCATTGCCCGCTCTCTCACCGAGCTACATGGCGGCAAGCTCACCTTGAAGTCGCAGGTGGGTCAGGGAACCAAAGTCACCATCTCCCTCCCCCTCAAATCAACAGGCATGTTCAGCGCCACTCAACCCCATGCAATGGCGAGTTAG
- a CDS encoding VOC family protein codes for MIAYITIGANNLTRAKQFYSAFLPALGYEFEESPEGLSYALPVGSGQSLAQPEIYIKTPFDGEPASAGNGIMIAFEARNQKQVRDLHAAALDAGGSDEGQPGFRASYGPRFYVGYLRDPHSNKIAVFSSNPNEPGREG; via the coding sequence ATGATTGCCTACATCACAATCGGTGCAAATAACCTCACGCGTGCGAAGCAATTTTATTCCGCGTTTCTGCCAGCTCTTGGGTATGAGTTTGAGGAAAGCCCTGAGGGCCTAAGCTACGCACTTCCCGTAGGATCAGGTCAGTCTCTTGCTCAACCAGAAATCTACATTAAAACCCCATTCGATGGAGAACCAGCCTCCGCCGGGAACGGTATCATGATTGCATTTGAGGCACGCAATCAAAAACAGGTTCGTGATCTTCACGCGGCAGCGCTTGACGCTGGCGGTTCTGACGAAGGCCAACCGGGTTTTCGCGCATCTTATGGACCACGATTCTATGTTGGTTACCTCCGCGACCCTCACAGCAACAAAATCGCGGTATTCTCTAGTAATCCGAACGAACCTGGGCGAGAGGGATAG
- a CDS encoding bifunctional [glutamine synthetase] adenylyltransferase/[glutamine synthetase]-adenylyl-L-tyrosine phosphorylase: protein MSQAPSPETEARLENALGNAIACTPVFVDQVLAQEFFNDLKSSCQDHGLGGGLTDLLKSSAQIEPFLMGVFENSAYLRGICFRRPADLLKILESAPSNYIERCIEQILKTRYETEAELMSALRQAKQKIALATALADLAGYWPQEEVTLALSRFADAALTACIRFCLRDLERRGRFTSNDPEEPEKDAGLFILAMGKYGAGELNYSSDIDLIVFYDGDRCRLKDKIEAPTEFVRLTRRLVKIMSERTGDGYVFRTDLRLRPDPGATPLAMSVAAALIYYESMGQNWERAALIKARPCAGDVEAGYSFLEEIRPFIWRKYLDYAAISDVHSIKRQIHAHKGFGTIKVAGHNVKLGRGGIREIEFFAQTQQLIAGGRNPDLRDRRTLVTLKGLVECGWIEQSVQDDLTKAYRYLRNVEHRIQMVNDEQTHILPEDEEGLARIYHLLGEADKERFVERITHEFEVVQKHYSSLFENEPELTNSLGNLVFTGDDEDPETLMTLSTLGFKRPAEAVKIVREWHYGRYPAVRASKSRELLTELLPVLLDALAKTENADQALLTFDRFLSKLPVGVQLFGLLRSNPHLLNLLATVMGVSPRMAAIVSKRVHVLDALLDPAFFGDVPSAEEIRQALTTSLNQAQFYEEALDRARIFVQEQQFYLGLRLISGTITPLQMGEGLSILAEAVLEKIVALVETQLQETHGTIPDADFAILAMGKLGGKEITCSSDLDLILLYDMPEASVQSDGERPLAPSQYFGRLTQRLVTALKAPTAEGILFDVDFRLRPSGNSGPLATRAAAFQSYQQNEAWTWEHLALTRGRLVAYSSEAFKVRLESVIEDVLTSERNLDKLRTDVSDMRARIQKEKPTSSPWDLKQAPGGLVDIEFIAQYLQLAHARADSSVLEQRTGAALKKAQLAGFLSNDHAQALIPALELYEALTQIIKLTLENEFNPQTAPKGLLDLLVSSSGEPDFKRLTQYLAEKQGEVRQVFEEIVGPVNL, encoded by the coding sequence ATGTCACAAGCACCCAGCCCGGAGACAGAAGCGAGACTTGAGAACGCCCTTGGGAATGCAATCGCCTGCACACCTGTTTTCGTTGATCAAGTATTGGCGCAGGAGTTTTTTAATGACTTAAAAAGCTCCTGTCAGGATCACGGGCTCGGTGGAGGGCTTACTGACCTGCTGAAAAGCTCTGCTCAAATAGAGCCGTTCCTGATGGGGGTCTTTGAAAACTCTGCATATTTGCGCGGCATTTGCTTTCGAAGGCCAGCAGACCTGTTGAAGATACTGGAAAGCGCCCCTTCTAACTATATTGAGCGGTGCATTGAACAGATTCTCAAGACCCGATATGAAACAGAAGCCGAATTGATGAGCGCCCTGCGTCAGGCCAAACAAAAGATTGCACTGGCCACGGCTCTTGCAGACCTTGCGGGATACTGGCCGCAGGAAGAGGTGACATTGGCCCTCTCGCGTTTTGCCGACGCGGCCTTGACCGCCTGCATTCGCTTTTGCCTTCGTGATCTGGAACGTCGGGGTCGGTTTACGTCAAACGATCCTGAGGAGCCTGAAAAGGATGCGGGCCTGTTTATTCTTGCCATGGGCAAGTACGGGGCAGGGGAGCTGAATTACTCCTCCGATATTGACCTTATTGTTTTTTATGATGGGGATCGTTGCCGCCTGAAAGACAAGATAGAGGCACCGACCGAGTTTGTTCGCCTGACGCGGCGCCTTGTAAAAATAATGAGCGAGCGTACCGGTGATGGGTATGTGTTTCGCACTGACCTGCGCTTGCGCCCTGATCCAGGAGCCACACCGCTGGCCATGTCCGTTGCTGCAGCCTTGATTTACTATGAAAGCATGGGGCAAAACTGGGAGAGGGCTGCATTGATCAAGGCGCGCCCATGCGCAGGTGATGTGGAGGCCGGTTATTCTTTCCTTGAGGAAATACGCCCGTTTATCTGGCGCAAATATCTGGACTATGCGGCCATTTCCGATGTGCATTCCATCAAACGCCAGATCCATGCCCACAAGGGGTTTGGCACTATTAAAGTTGCCGGCCACAATGTGAAGCTTGGCCGTGGCGGTATTCGGGAGATCGAGTTTTTTGCCCAGACCCAACAATTGATTGCAGGGGGGCGTAACCCGGATTTACGCGACAGACGTACCTTGGTTACCTTGAAGGGGTTGGTTGAGTGTGGCTGGATAGAACAAAGCGTTCAGGACGATCTGACGAAGGCCTACCGGTATCTGCGCAATGTTGAACACCGTATCCAGATGGTCAATGATGAGCAAACACACATTTTGCCGGAGGACGAAGAAGGGCTGGCGCGAATTTACCACCTTCTTGGGGAAGCGGATAAAGAGCGGTTTGTGGAGCGCATTACCCATGAGTTCGAAGTGGTGCAAAAACACTATTCCAGTTTGTTTGAGAATGAGCCGGAGCTGACCAACTCTCTTGGAAATCTTGTGTTTACAGGGGATGATGAAGACCCCGAGACCTTGATGACCCTTTCTACATTGGGCTTCAAACGGCCCGCAGAAGCTGTAAAAATCGTGCGTGAGTGGCATTATGGCCGCTATCCGGCGGTACGGGCGTCGAAATCGCGGGAGCTGCTGACGGAGCTGCTGCCAGTCCTGCTGGATGCGCTGGCAAAAACGGAAAATGCTGATCAGGCCCTGCTGACCTTCGACCGGTTCTTGTCCAAGCTGCCCGTGGGGGTCCAGCTGTTTGGGTTGCTACGCTCCAACCCGCACCTGTTGAATTTGCTGGCAACTGTGATGGGGGTTTCCCCGCGCATGGCCGCCATTGTCTCCAAGCGGGTTCATGTTCTGGATGCGCTGCTTGATCCTGCGTTCTTCGGGGATGTGCCAAGCGCCGAGGAAATCAGGCAGGCGCTGACCACCTCACTCAATCAGGCGCAGTTCTATGAGGAGGCGCTGGACCGTGCGCGTATCTTTGTGCAAGAGCAACAGTTCTACTTGGGGCTTCGGCTGATATCTGGAACAATCACACCACTGCAAATGGGTGAGGGGCTATCTATACTGGCAGAAGCGGTTTTGGAGAAAATTGTCGCTCTGGTGGAAACGCAGCTGCAAGAGACACACGGAACCATTCCAGATGCTGACTTTGCAATTCTGGCAATGGGGAAGCTTGGCGGCAAAGAGATCACCTGCAGCTCTGATCTGGATCTCATTCTGCTCTATGATATGCCGGAGGCTAGCGTGCAAAGTGATGGCGAGCGTCCTCTTGCTCCCAGCCAGTATTTTGGCCGTTTAACCCAGAGGCTGGTGACGGCTCTTAAGGCGCCAACGGCGGAGGGGATTTTATTCGATGTGGACTTCCGCTTACGGCCCTCCGGCAATTCGGGGCCGTTGGCGACACGGGCAGCGGCTTTTCAAAGCTATCAGCAAAATGAAGCGTGGACTTGGGAACATCTGGCCCTGACGCGCGGGCGGCTGGTGGCTTATTCCAGCGAGGCTTTCAAAGTACGCCTTGAGAGCGTGATTGAAGACGTTCTTACCAGCGAGAGAAATCTTGATAAGCTGCGTACTGATGTTAGCGATATGCGCGCCCGTATCCAGAAAGAAAAACCGACGAGCTCCCCGTGGGATTTGAAGCAGGCTCCCGGCGGACTGGTGGATATCGAGTTTATTGCTCAATATCTGCAGCTGGCCCATGCGCGTGCGGACAGCTCGGTTTTGGAGCAGCGTACAGGAGCTGCCTTAAAAAAGGCGCAGCTGGCTGGATTCCTCTCCAATGATCATGCGCAGGCCCTTATTCCGGCTCTGGAGCTTTATGAGGCCCTTACGCAGATTATCAAGCTGACTTTGGAAAACGAATTTAATCCGCAAACTGCGCCAAAAGGTCTTCTGGATCTGTTGGTATCCTCCAGCGGAGAACCGGATTTTAAGCGTTTGACGCAATATTTGGCGGAAAAACAGGGAGAGGTTCGGCAAGTCTTTGAAGAGATTGTTGGACCTGTGAACCTTTAG